From the genome of Nitrososphaerales archaeon:
ATCGCTATTTACAGATACATCCCCTTGTATAGCCAATGCTCTACTACCGATTAAAGAGACTTCATTCGCTACCCTTTGTGCACTTTCAAGATGTGCTGCATTAATAACTACGTTCGCCCCCTCTTTCGCGAATAATAATGCTATCTCTCTACCTATACCTCTCCCGGCACCAGTAATTATTGCAACTTTATCTTTAAGCTTCATTACGATGAACTTAATGTTCATTATATATAAATGTAATTCTTGATATGAGCCACACCTATATGCAAATCATCAGAATGATTTTTGTGAAGACCCTCACCTTTACTTCGTCAAAGAGAAATACATTCATTCTTTATCACTGATGAAGGTACTCGCAATATCATCTTAACATTAACATCCATAACTTATGCTACTTAACCTCTGCCACTCTGCCACTTATTACTCTATACTGCTGAATATATTCTCTTAACCTCTTACTTCAAGGTTTGAAATGATAGAAACGCATCACCTTTATAACCTTAATAAAGGTATAACCGTCCCTAACAAGTGGAGAATTAAATGATTTTAAATGAAAGGATATTTGCACTTCTCTACACAAGTTTTTGGCGAGCTTCTTATAGATTCGTTATTGATGATGACGAATCTATAAAGTTCTTTATATCACATCTTCATCGCCTTTAACTTTCTTTTTATTACTTCACTTGCATCAAAGTTGGGCCAACGTATATAGTCTAACACGGTGCCCTTTGCACCTCTTAACTCAAGTACATCGACCATTTCTTTATATGTGCCATTGGCCAGACCACTGGCAATAAGGGCAGCACCTTGGGCTGCTTCCTTACTCTTTGTTGAATAACCTTTAACTCTCCTAACTGGGAGGTTAAACCTCTCTAACTTTTTGACCAAACTCTCATACAATTTTGGAATTCTAGTAAGGCGTCCTGAGAGGAGAATTTCTTTTGGTTCGCCCTTAAAAACTGTAAGTTCTGCTGCAACGACCTTTGTAACGCCTTCGACGAAGCTATTCCATGCGCTAGCAAAGTTATCTTCACTTAATCTTTCGGCGAATTCTTCCGGCTGCTTTAGATCTTTTGTAATATAAGCTATACCTCCACATGCGAGCTCTTCCTCAGTAAAACTCCCCAACGTATGAATCAATTCCAAGTCCATAGCACCTATGGTAAGGTATCCCGGGCTTGGGAAGGATGTACCACCGATACCATCGATTATCTTGCCCTGCTCAACAGCCATGGCAGCATTAAATCCAAAGCCCAATTCTACTACTATGAAGTTTGCGTCCCGATAATCTCTATTATGTCTATTCATATGGTCCCAGAGTGCAAGAGCGGCGATACATGTCTTATCCGCCGTACCCATGTCCACTTTGTTAAATTTACGATATGCTGGTACGGTAGGGAGTTGAATGACGCTCGGGATAAAGTAAACGTTTAAATTAAGATCTTTAAGCATCTTTATGAACCTTCTAATAGCGATATCGACTTCCGTATTCTTACCTAAAGTCGCTTCGGCAAGTTTTAGATCGGTCATTTCAGATATATGTGTTACAGGCAAACCCATGGCAGAGGGGCCGACGATTACATCAGCATTCGCCTCTTTAGTAACTTTGACGAGGCTATCTGGCGACTTGGCTGCAACGTGAGTTGGTACAGAAACTTCGTAAATAGCGACTCTCCTTTCATCATCCAAACAACAAAAATCGAAAGTACTCGTGCCAGGATCTATACCTAATGCTCTCATAAGCTAAAGATCATTACATCTACTTATAAAGTTTACAATAAATTCCTTATTAGAATTACAATTAAAATGATT
Proteins encoded in this window:
- a CDS encoding DUF1464 family protein, which codes for MRALGIDPGTSTFDFCCLDDERRVAIYEVSVPTHVAAKSPDSLVKVTKEANADVIVGPSAMGLPVTHISEMTDLKLAEATLGKNTEVDIAIRRFIKMLKDLNLNVYFIPSVIQLPTVPAYRKFNKVDMGTADKTCIAALALWDHMNRHNRDYRDANFIVVELGFGFNAAMAVEQGKIIDGIGGTSFPSPGYLTIGAMDLELIHTLGSFTEEELACGGIAYITKDLKQPEEFAERLSEDNFASAWNSFVEGVTKVVAAELTVFKGEPKEILLSGRLTRIPKLYESLVKKLERFNLPVRRVKGYSTKSKEAAQGAALIASGLANGTYKEMVDVLELRGAKGTVLDYIRWPNFDASEVIKRKLKAMKM
- a CDS encoding SDR family NAD(P)-dependent oxidoreductase, which translates into the protein MNIKFIVMKLKDKVAIITGAGRGIGREIALLFAKEGANVVINAAHLESAQRVANEVSLIGSRALAIQGDVSVNSD